One genomic segment of Agromyces intestinalis includes these proteins:
- the uxaC gene encoding glucuronate isomerase, with amino-acid sequence MTWTLHPDRALPAEPGLRAIARGILDATEHLPIVSMHGHVDARLLADDLPFTDPASLLVTPDHYLVRMLVSQSTSPGAIRDAGVRSNGSLGVGGANARGDDLPEGDPREIWRRFCAGWPAFRGTPTRFWLEHVLAEVFEAPVPPSLETSDLLYDHVSERLTSAEYRPRALFERFGIERLATTDAASDPLTAHARLADDGWGDRVIPTFRPDDLLEAGRGGWRDRLAELSDASGVDAFGYDGFLAAMRARRDAFVRAGARATDHGHLSADTTRLADADARRLFDLALRGDLGPGDGEALTAHLLFEQAAMSADDGLTMQLHPGVLRSHDRGLAARFGSDLGFDIPVRTEFTRALRPLLEAFGHRDGFRLIVFTVDETTYSRELAPLAGAYPAMRLGAPWWFLDAPDAIRRFREATVETAGLRNTSGFVDDTRAFCSIPARHDLARRADASYLARLVAEHRLGLDEAIDTAIDLAVRLARESYPVPVGAPLTRDSLTPAVAR; translated from the coding sequence ATGACCTGGACGCTGCACCCCGACCGGGCGCTGCCCGCCGAACCCGGGCTGCGGGCGATCGCACGCGGGATCCTCGATGCGACCGAGCACCTGCCGATCGTCTCGATGCACGGTCACGTCGATGCACGACTGCTCGCCGACGACCTGCCCTTCACCGACCCCGCGTCGCTGCTGGTCACGCCCGACCACTACCTCGTGCGCATGCTCGTGTCGCAGTCGACCTCGCCGGGCGCAATCCGCGACGCGGGGGTGCGGTCCAACGGGTCGCTCGGGGTCGGCGGGGCGAACGCACGCGGCGACGACCTGCCCGAGGGCGACCCCCGCGAGATCTGGCGGCGGTTCTGCGCCGGGTGGCCGGCGTTCCGCGGCACGCCGACGCGGTTCTGGCTCGAGCACGTGCTCGCCGAGGTGTTCGAGGCGCCCGTGCCGCCGTCGCTCGAGACATCCGATCTGCTCTACGACCACGTGAGCGAGCGGCTCACGAGCGCCGAATACCGGCCGCGCGCGCTGTTCGAGCGGTTCGGCATCGAGCGGCTGGCTACGACGGATGCCGCGTCCGACCCGCTGACCGCGCACGCACGCCTGGCCGACGACGGCTGGGGCGACCGTGTCATCCCGACCTTCCGTCCCGACGACCTGCTCGAGGCGGGCCGCGGCGGCTGGCGCGACCGGCTCGCCGAGCTGAGCGACGCGAGCGGTGTCGACGCGTTCGGGTACGACGGGTTCCTGGCGGCGATGCGGGCGCGCCGCGACGCATTCGTGCGCGCCGGCGCGCGAGCGACCGATCACGGGCACCTCAGTGCCGACACCACCCGACTCGCCGACGCCGACGCGCGTCGCCTCTTCGATCTCGCGTTGCGCGGCGACCTCGGCCCGGGCGACGGCGAGGCGCTGACCGCGCACCTGCTGTTCGAGCAGGCCGCGATGTCGGCCGACGACGGGCTCACCATGCAGTTGCACCCGGGCGTGCTGCGCAGCCACGACCGCGGCCTCGCGGCCCGGTTCGGCAGCGACCTCGGCTTCGACATCCCCGTGCGCACCGAGTTCACACGTGCACTGCGGCCGCTGCTCGAGGCGTTCGGGCACCGTGACGGGTTCCGGCTCATCGTGTTCACCGTCGACGAGACGACGTACTCGCGCGAGCTCGCGCCGCTGGCCGGTGCCTACCCGGCGATGCGGCTCGGCGCGCCGTGGTGGTTCCTCGACGCGCCCGACGCGATCCGCCGGTTCCGCGAGGCGACCGTTGAGACGGCGGGGTTGCGCAACACGAGCGGGTTCGTCGACGACACTCGCGCGTTCTGCTCGATTCCGGCGCGCCACGACCTGGCGCGGCGGGCGGATGCCTCGTACCTCGCCCGGCTCGTCGCCGAGCACCGGCTCGGGCTCGACGAGGCGATCGACACCGCCATCGACCTCGCCGTGCGGCTCGCGCGCGAGAGCTACCCGGTGCCTGTGGGCGCGCCGCTGACGCGCGACTCGCTGACTCCGGCGGTTGCCCGATGA
- a CDS encoding alpha-glucuronidase, with protein sequence MSDAHPMWLRPGPIPGLAGGAVLITGDDPLLDTVRAEARAAGMHLVGPDQPAALVRISIDRASGGAPGTETGFVLTGDGERTVVVAGGASGALCGWFEIVRRAATGRLHEPGTTRHEPAQAVRILDHWDNIDVHPVMGQVERGYAGGSIFFDAGRVRDDLSRVAAYARLLASIGIDRVAINNVNVHAREARLLTDDLADVARIAAEFRPWGIRLHLSVSFASPIVLGGLETSDPLEPAVRAWWREAADRVWAAIPDFGGFVVKADSEGQPGPFADGRDHADGANLLAEAVAPHGGLVHWRAFVYNHTQDWRDRTTDRARAAFDHFTPLDGRFADNVIVQVKHGPMDFQVREPVSPVLAAMPHTRVALELQVTQEYTGQQRHAVYLAPMWREVLDFAPFGAAGPTIADLAAAGGGIAAVSNVGDDGFWTGHPLAQANLYAFGRLAWDATLDPAAILDEWIALTFGSGASGSDGEIAAVVHELLDDSWSTYESYTAPLGVGFMVTPGTHYGPSVDGYEYSPWGTYHFADRDGIGVDRTVATGTGYAGQYPEPWASTYESLDTVPDELLLFFHHVPYSHRLHSGSTVIQHIYDTRFAGVERVDAMVDMWQRLDGRIDGDLFARVRDRLTEQQRSAREWRDHVNTYFLRKSGIADERGRAIHP encoded by the coding sequence ATGAGCGACGCGCACCCGATGTGGCTGCGCCCCGGGCCGATCCCCGGCCTTGCGGGCGGCGCCGTGCTGATCACCGGCGACGACCCCCTGCTCGACACCGTGCGCGCCGAGGCGCGCGCGGCCGGCATGCACCTCGTCGGCCCCGACCAACCCGCCGCGCTCGTGCGCATCTCCATCGATCGCGCATCGGGCGGAGCACCGGGAACGGAGACCGGGTTCGTGCTGACGGGCGACGGCGAGCGCACGGTCGTCGTCGCGGGCGGAGCATCCGGTGCGCTGTGCGGATGGTTCGAGATCGTTCGCCGGGCCGCGACCGGCCGCCTGCACGAGCCCGGCACCACGCGCCACGAACCGGCGCAGGCGGTGCGGATCCTCGACCACTGGGACAACATCGACGTGCACCCCGTGATGGGCCAGGTCGAGCGCGGCTACGCGGGCGGTTCGATCTTCTTCGACGCCGGGCGCGTGCGGGACGACCTCTCACGCGTCGCGGCGTACGCGAGATTGCTCGCCTCGATCGGCATCGACCGGGTCGCGATCAACAACGTCAACGTGCACGCGCGCGAGGCGCGGCTGCTCACCGACGACCTCGCCGACGTGGCGCGCATCGCGGCCGAGTTCAGGCCGTGGGGCATCCGACTGCACCTCTCGGTGAGCTTCGCGTCGCCGATCGTGCTCGGCGGACTCGAGACATCCGACCCGCTCGAGCCGGCCGTGCGCGCCTGGTGGCGCGAGGCTGCCGACCGGGTCTGGGCCGCGATCCCCGACTTCGGGGGGTTCGTCGTGAAGGCCGACTCAGAGGGCCAGCCCGGGCCGTTCGCCGACGGCCGCGACCACGCCGACGGCGCGAACCTGCTCGCCGAGGCCGTCGCCCCGCACGGCGGACTCGTGCACTGGCGCGCATTCGTCTACAACCACACCCAGGACTGGCGCGACCGCACGACCGACCGCGCCCGCGCCGCCTTCGACCACTTCACGCCGCTCGACGGGCGCTTCGCCGACAACGTCATCGTGCAGGTCAAGCACGGTCCGATGGACTTCCAGGTGCGCGAACCCGTCTCGCCCGTGCTCGCCGCGATGCCGCACACGCGAGTGGCGCTCGAACTGCAGGTCACCCAGGAGTACACCGGGCAGCAGCGGCACGCGGTGTACCTGGCGCCGATGTGGCGCGAGGTGCTCGACTTCGCGCCGTTCGGAGCGGCCGGCCCGACCATCGCCGACCTCGCCGCCGCGGGCGGCGGCATCGCGGCGGTGTCGAACGTCGGCGACGACGGGTTCTGGACGGGGCATCCGCTCGCCCAGGCCAACCTGTACGCGTTCGGCCGCCTCGCCTGGGATGCGACGCTCGACCCTGCGGCGATCCTCGACGAGTGGATCGCGTTGACGTTCGGGTCGGGTGCGTCGGGCTCCGACGGCGAAATCGCCGCGGTCGTGCATGAACTGCTGGATGACTCGTGGTCGACGTACGAGTCGTACACCGCGCCGCTCGGCGTCGGGTTCATGGTGACGCCCGGAACCCACTACGGGCCGTCGGTCGACGGGTACGAGTACTCGCCGTGGGGCACCTACCACTTCGCCGATCGCGACGGCATCGGCGTCGACCGCACGGTCGCGACCGGCACCGGCTACGCCGGGCAGTACCCCGAGCCGTGGGCGTCGACGTACGAATCCCTCGACACCGTGCCCGACGAACTGCTGTTGTTCTTCCACCATGTGCCGTACTCGCACCGCCTGCACAGCGGCTCGACCGTCATCCAGCACATCTACGACACCCGGTTCGCCGGGGTCGAGCGGGTCGATGCGATGGTCGACATGTGGCAGCGACTCGACGGGCGCATCGACGGCGACCTGTTCGCGCGGGTACGCGACCGGCTCACCGAGCAGCAGCGATCGGCGCGCGAGTGGCGCGATCACGTGAACACGTACTTCCTGCGCAAGTCGGGTATCGCGGATGAGCGGGGTCGCGCCATCCACCCGTGA